A segment of the Streptococcus dysgalactiae subsp. dysgalactiae genome:
ATCCGCGCCGTTAAATTGATCACTGCTAAATTGGCTGACGCTGTTATCGAAGGCCGTCAAGGTGAAGATGCAGACGTTGCTTTTGAAGCTGACACTCAAGCTGAGTCAATCGAAAAAATCGTTGAAGTTGTAGAAGGCGACAACGCTTAATTAGCACAGAGTTTCTAACTCTCGTGACAAACTTCGTTTGTCTTTAACAATCGAAAACCAAACGGGGCAGAAAGCAAACCGCTCTGTCTCGTTTTTTTAAACGAAAACAAACATAATTTGGAGGATACTACACATGGCAGAAATTACAGCTAAGCTTGTAAAAGAATTACGTGAAAAATCTGGTGCCGGCGTTATGGACGCTAAAAAAGCACTTGTTGAAACAGATGGTGACATGGACAAGGCCGTTGAACTTCTTCGTGAAAAAGGAATGGCTAAAGCAGCTAAAAAAGCTGACCGTGTTGCTGCTGAAGGTTTAACTGGCGTTTACGTTCATGGCAACGTTGCTGCTGTTGTTGAAGTTAACGCTGAAACTGACTTCGTTGCTAAAAACGCACAATTCGTTGAATTGGTAAACGCAACTGCTAAAGTAATCGCAGAAGGCAAACCAGCTAACAACGAAGAAGCTCTTGCACTTGTAATGCCTTCTGGTGAAACACTTGCTGACGCTTACGTTAACGCAACTGCTACTATCGGTGAAAAAATCTCATTCCGTCGTTTTGCTTTGATTGAAAAAACTGACGAGCAACACTTCGGTGCTTACCAACACAACGGTGGCCGTATCGGGGTTATCTCAGTTGTCGAAGGTGGCGATGATGCTCTTGCTAAACAAGTATCAATGCATATCGCTGCAATGAAACCAACTGTTCTTTCATACACTGAACTTGATGCACAATTCATCAAAGACGAACTTGCTCAATTGAATCACGCTATCGAACTTGACAACGAATCTCGTGCAATGGTTGACAAACCAGCTCTTCCATTCTTGAAATACGGTTCAAAAGCTCAATTATCAGACGACGTGATTACTGCTGCTGAAGCAGACATCAAAGCTGAACTTGCTGCTGAAGGAAAACCAGAAAAAATCTGGGACAAAATCATCCCAGGTAAAATGGACCGCTTCATGCTTGACAACACTAAAGTTGACCAAGCTTACACTCTTCTTGCACAAGTTTACATCATGGACGACAGCAAAACTGTTGAAGCTTACCTTGACTCAGTAAACGCTAAAGCGATTGCTTTTGCACGTTTTGAAGTTGGTGAAGGTATCGAGAAAAAAGCTAACGACTTCGAATCAGAAGTTGCTGCTACAATGGCTGCTGCCCTTAACAACTAATCACTTTTTTCTAATAAGTATCAGAAAAAGACAACCTTCCGGTAGGAAAGTTGTCTTTTTTTACCTCATCTTTTCTAAAACAAGCATCTCACTAAGTAAAAAACTGATCCTGTGTTTCACAGAATCAGTCATTTTTACAATCACAGGCATTTGAAGGTTTATCAACTACCTACTTACCAAATAATCACACGGTCTTTCGGAGCTCTCCACATAGCGTCGCCTTCTTTAATATCAAAGGTCTCATGGAAAGCATCAAAGTTGGTTAAGGTGACATTTGTTCGCAGTTCACCCGGAGCATGAACATCAATGCTAGCTAACATTTGCATGTATTCCTCACGGGCTTTCATACGCCAAATCGTCGCAAAGTTAATAAAGAAGTCACGCGC
Coding sequences within it:
- the tsf gene encoding translation elongation factor Ts codes for the protein MAEITAKLVKELREKSGAGVMDAKKALVETDGDMDKAVELLREKGMAKAAKKADRVAAEGLTGVYVHGNVAAVVEVNAETDFVAKNAQFVELVNATAKVIAEGKPANNEEALALVMPSGETLADAYVNATATIGEKISFRRFALIEKTDEQHFGAYQHNGGRIGVISVVEGGDDALAKQVSMHIAAMKPTVLSYTELDAQFIKDELAQLNHAIELDNESRAMVDKPALPFLKYGSKAQLSDDVITAAEADIKAELAAEGKPEKIWDKIIPGKMDRFMLDNTKVDQAYTLLAQVYIMDDSKTVEAYLDSVNAKAIAFARFEVGEGIEKKANDFESEVAATMAAALNN